Proteins encoded together in one Vicinamibacterales bacterium window:
- a CDS encoding IS1 family transposase produces MNRLSTAKRAQIVAALVEGNSLRSVTRMTGVSINTVTKLLVELGTACANFHDEHVRNVKAKRIEADEIWTFCYARRENVPEGKKGEFGYGDVWTWVGMDADSKLVLSWTVGRRTAQTGYEFMHDLADRLANRVQLTTDGLHAYLVAVESAFGNDIDYARLIKVYGSDPREERRYAPPVCLSSKEEVISGTPDPGYISTSYIERQNLTMRMGMRRFTRLTNGHSKKIQNHCHAIALHYVYYNFARKQAALKGTPAMIAGLADRVWTIEDIVRLLDAAEKKAA; encoded by the coding sequence CAGCCTCCGCAGCGTGACCCGGATGACGGGCGTGAGCATCAACACCGTCACGAAACTGCTCGTGGAATTGGGCACGGCCTGCGCGAACTTCCACGATGAGCACGTTCGCAACGTGAAGGCGAAGCGTATCGAGGCAGACGAGATCTGGACGTTCTGCTACGCACGTCGTGAAAACGTGCCCGAGGGAAAAAAGGGCGAGTTCGGCTACGGCGACGTGTGGACGTGGGTGGGCATGGATGCGGATTCCAAACTGGTGCTGTCGTGGACTGTGGGACGCCGCACAGCGCAAACAGGCTACGAGTTCATGCACGACCTGGCGGATCGCCTCGCCAATCGCGTGCAGCTCACCACGGACGGCCTGCACGCGTACCTCGTCGCCGTCGAATCAGCCTTCGGCAACGACATCGACTATGCGAGGTTGATAAAAGTGTACGGCAGCGACCCGAGGGAGGAGCGGAGATACGCCCCGCCAGTGTGTCTCTCGTCAAAGGAGGAAGTGATCTCCGGCACGCCCGATCCCGGCTACATCTCAACGTCGTACATCGAGCGTCAGAACCTCACGATGCGGATGGGCATGCGCCGATTCACGCGGCTGACGAACGGGCACTCCAAGAAGATTCAGAATCACTGCCACGCCATCGCGTTGCACTACGTCTACTACAACTTCGCGCGCAAGCAGGCGGCATTAAAGGGCACGCCTGCGATGATCGCTGGCCTCGCGGATCGCGTCTGGACGATTGAAGATATTGTGCGGCTGCTCGATGCAGCCGAGAAAAAAGCCGCGTAA